AGATGTTACAGATATTCTGGCATACGATTCTATTTGTTACGGTTTGACTGTGTATCAAAAAGGAGAATTCCAAAATATCTACGGTAAAAACATAATTCTTGCTTCAGGTGGAATCGGAAATATTTACAGGTATAACACAAATGCTCGTGGAATTTCTGGAGATATTCAGGGAATTGCAATTGAAAAAGGGATTCCTCTTCGAGATATGGAGATGTTGCAATTTCACCCAACTGTTGTTATGATTGATGAAGAGTCTTCACTTTTAAGCGAAGCAGTAAGAGGTGAAGGTGCTTTTGTTGTTGATGAAGATGGGAAAAGATTTCTTTTTGATTACGACCCTCGAGGCGAAATGGCAAGTCGAGATATTGTATCCCGTGCAATTTTGAGCCACAAGAAAAAAGCATTTTTAAAGATTTCACACTTTGACAAAGATTGGTTTTGGGAAAGATTTCCAACAATTTCAAAATTTCTTGATAGCTCAGGATTCCAATTGACAAGTGATTTAATTCCAATTTCTCCAGCATTTCACTATGCGATTGGTGGAATTGTTACGGATAAAAATGGAGTTGTTGAGGGTTATAAAAACCTCTATGCAGTTGGGGAGATTGCATCAACAGGAGTTCACGGTGCAAATCGCCTTGCAAGTAATTCGCTTTTAGAAGCTGTTGTTTTTGCAAAAAGAGCTGTTGAAAAAAGTTTAGAAACAGATTTTAAATTTCAATTTAGAGAGTTTCCAATTAATAGAAAAAAGACTATTAAAAGTGGAGATAATGAATTAAGAAAAGAGCTTCGTTCTCTCATGTGGCGATATTTGTCAATCGAAAGAGATGAAAAGGGAATGAAAATCGCACAAAGTCGTGTAAATGAGATGTTAAATTCTGACATTGGTCGAAAATTAAAAC
This genomic window from Thiovulum sp. ES contains:
- a CDS encoding aspartate oxidase (PFAM: domain; FAD binding domain~TIGRFAM: L-aspartate oxidase), which gives rise to MSKIYDYIIVGAGVGGLYSALNIPKEKSVLLVSKDVPWEANSFYAQGGISVARDENDVELHINDTFLAGGEVGDLEMIEIMVSDGMKVIKELIEMGLEFDRDEEGNLLFTKEGAHSTDRILHLGGDATGRYMHSFMLSKLENEIWYETDVTDILAYDSICYGLTVYQKGEFQNIYGKNIILASGGIGNIYRYNTNARGISGDIQGIAIEKGIPLRDMEMLQFHPTVVMIDEESSLLSEAVRGEGAFVVDEDGKRFLFDYDPRGEMASRDIVSRAILSHKKKAFLKISHFDKDWFWERFPTISKFLDSSGFQLTSDLIPISPAFHYAIGGIVTDKNGVVEGYKNLYAVGEIASTGVHGANRLASNSLLEAVVFAKRAVEKSLETDFKFQFREFPINRKKTIKSGDNELRKELRSLMWRYLSIERDEKGMKIAQSRVNEMLNSDIGRKLKLQLLTANEIIRSAIENRESRGVHYRTDV